Within the Magnetospirillum sp. ME-1 genome, the region GCCTCGCTGCGGCTGGTGACCGCGGCCTATCACATGCGCCGCGCCCTGCTGGAGTTCCGCCGCGCCATGCCCGAAGCCGTCATCATCGCCCACCCGGTGTTTCCCGACGCCTTCAAGCGGGACCAGTGGTGGCGCTGGCCCGGCACCGCCCACCTGCTGGCGGTGGAATACACCAAGTACCTGGGGGCGCTGGCCCGACCGCTGATCATTCCCAAGAAATCCGAGAGGAAGCCGTGACCCTCGTTCGCTCCGCCCTGTTCATCGTCTTCACCTGGGTCTGGACCCTGGTCCTGTCCCTTCTCTACCTGCCGCTGCTGATGCTGCCGCGCAAGGCCATGCTGCCGGCGGTGAAACTGTGGCTGGGCGGCATGCTGGGCGCGCTGCGCGTCCTGGCCGGGCTGTCGTGGGAGCTGCGGGGTGCCGAGAACCTGCCTTCGGGGCCGTTCATCGTCGCCTCCAAGCACCAGTCGGCCTTCGAGACCTTCGTCTTCCACCTGCTGCTGGGCGACCCGGCCTACATCCTCAAGCGCGAGCTCTTGTGGATACCTTTCTTCGGCTGGTACCTGGGCAAGGCCGGGGTGATCGCCATCGACCGCTCGGCCGGCACCAAGGCGCTGAAGGCCATGGTCAAGGGCGCCGAGGAAGCCGCCGCCAAAGGCCGCCCGGTGATCATCTTCCCCGAAGGCACCCGCGCCGCACCCGGCGCCAAGCTCCCCTATCACACCGGCGTGGCCATGCTGTACGGGGCGCTGAAGGTGCCGGTGGTGCCTATCGCCTTGAATTCCGGGCTTTTCTGGCGCCGGCGCGGCTTCGCCAAGAAGCCCGGCACCCTGACGCTGGAAGCGCTTCCCCCCATCGCCCCGGGCATGGACCGCAAGGCCTTCATGGCCGAGCTGGAGAACCGTATCGAAACCGCAACGGACCGGCTGGTGGCCGAGGCCCGAGAGCGCCAGCCCGGCCTGTAGCCGTCTATGCCCGGCGGGTGGGAACACCCCGCCCGCTGTGGATAAGCCTGTGGATCGGGCTGGGGATCGAATCCATCCCCAGCCGACCGGGGCCGAATTCCGGGGATAAGTGGAATCGCCCTTGAACATCAAGGCGCTATTCCCACATAACCCTGTTGAAACAAAAAAAGAACACATCCATTGATTCTCGCCCCCCGCGAGTCCTAGACTTGGGGGTGGAACGCCCTGTTTGGAAAGAAGGGCCGGGAGGAGAGAGAGCGGGTCGATGACGCAGGTAGCCCCCATTTCCCAGCAGATCTGGGACATGAAGTATCGCTTGAAATCCGCCGACGGCACGGCGCTGGACGGCGCCATCGAGGACACCTGGCGCCGGGTGGCGCGCTCGCTGGCCGCCACCGAGGCCGATTCCGCCCTGTGGGAACAGCGCTTCTTCGAGGCCATGGAGGATTTCAAATTCCTGCCGGCCGGACGGATCATCTCGGGCGCCGGCACCGACCGCAAGGTGACGCTGTTCAACTGCTTCGTCATGGGCGACATCCCCGACGACATGAGCGGCATCTTCGAGCACCTGAAGGAAGCCGCGCTGACCATGCAGCAGGGCGGCGGTATCGGCTACGACTTCTCGACGCTGCGTCCCAAGGGCGCCCCGGTCAAGGGGGTGGGCGCCGACGCCTCGGGGCCGCTGTCCTTCATGGATGTGTGGGACGCCATGTGCCGCACCATCATGAGCGCCGGCTCGCGCCGTGGCGCCATGATGGCCACCATGCGCTGCGACCACCCCGACATCGAGGCCTTCATCGACGCCAAGCGCGAGGCGGGCCGGTTGCGCATGTTCAATCTGTCGGTGCTGGTCACCGACGATTTCATGCGGGCGGTGAAGGAAGACAGCTCCTGGGAACTGACCTTCAAGGGCGTCACCTATAAAAGCCTGCCGGCGCGCGAGCTGTGGAACAAGATCATGCGCGCCACCTACGCCTATGCCGAGCCGGGCGTGATCTTCATCGACCGCATCAACCGGCTGAACAACCTCTCCTACTGCGAGGAGATCCACGCCACCAACCCCTGCGGCGAGCAGCCGCTGCCCGCCTATGGCGTCTGCCTCCTGGGTTCGGTCAACCTGGCCCGGCTGGTGGAGCGTCCGTTCGAGGACGGGGCGAGGCTTGACCTCGCCCGGCTGGATTCCCTGGTGCGCGTCGCGGTGCGCATGATGGACAACGTCATCGACGTGTCCAACTTCCCGCTGGAACAGCACCGCCACGAAGCCCAGTCCAAGCGCCGCATCGGTCTCGGCGTCACCGGGCTGGCCGATGCCCTGATTCTCTGCGGGGCGCGTTATGGCGGGGCCCAGGCCATCCGCCTGACCGAGGCCTGGATGGCGGCCATCCGCCGCTCGGCCTATCTCGCCTCGGCCGAGCTGGCCAAGGAAAAGGGCAGCTTCCCCCTTTACGACGCGGAAAAGTACCTGGCGGGCGAAACCATCCAGTCCCTGGATGCCGACGTCATCGAGGCCATCCGCGCCCACGGCATCCGCAACGCCCTGCTCACCTCCATCGCGCCCACCGGGACTATTTCCCTGTTCGCCGACAACGTCTCGTCGGGGCTCGAGCCGGTCTTCGCCTTCAGCTATACCCGCGGCGTGCTGCAAAAGGACGGCACCCGCAAGGAGGAAGAGGTCAGCGACTACGCCTACCGCCTGTTCCGCCGCCTGCGCGGCGAGAACGCGCCCCTGCCCTCCTATTTCGTCGATGCCATGAGCCTGACGCCGGGCGACCACGTGGTGATGCAGGCGGCCATCCAGAAATACATCGATTCCTCCATCTCCAAGACCATCAACGTGCCGGAGGACATTTCCTTCGAGGCGTTCAAGGACGTCTACACCCAGGCCTACGATCTGGGCTGCAAGGGCTGCACCACCTACCGCCCCAACGACGTCACCGGCTCGGTGCTGGAGGCGCCCAAGAAGGAGCCCAAACCCGAGGCCAATCCGGCCGAGCCCGAACTGCCCCTGGAAAAGACCCGGGTGCGGCATTCCGACCCCTTCGAGGCGGGCGGCGTAGTTCACCTGACCCAGCCGCTGGACCGGCCCGAGGCCCTGCCCGGCTCCACCTTCAAGGTGCGCTGGCCGGATTCCGACCACGCCATGTACATCACCGTCAACGACGTGATCCAGGACGGACGGCGCCGGCCCTTCGAGGTGTTCATCAATTCCAAGAACATGGAGCACTTCGCCTGGACGGTGGCGCTGACCCGCATGATCTCGGCGGTGTTCCGCCGCGGCGGCGACGTGTCCTTCGTGGTCGAGGAGCTGAAGGCGGTGTTCGATCCCCGGGGCGGGCAATGGGTGGGCGGGCGCTACGTGCCTTCGCTGCTGGCCGCCATCGGCGAGGTGATCGAGCGCCACATGATCGCCATCGGCTTCCTGCCCGACCCCAAGGCGGCCCGCGAACCCGTCGAGGCCCGCGAGGAAAAGAAGGTGGTCAACCTGGGCGATTCCCGCCTGCGCCACTGCCCCAAATGCAACCAGCCCGCCTTGCTGCGCTCGGAAGGCTGCGACACCTGCACGTCGTGCGGCTATTCCAAGTGCGGCTGACGTAATTGGACGCCACCGCCCAGCGCCTGGACAAGTGGCTGTTTTTCTGCCGCTTTTTCAAGTCGCGGGCGCTGGCTGCGAACGTGGTTGAGAGCGGCGGGGTGCGCCTCAACGGCCAATCCGTCGCCAAGCCCGCCCACGCGGTCAAGCCCGGCGACCGGGTATCCTTTCCCGCCGGCCCCTATATCCGCACCGTCGAAATGCTGGCCCCGGGCACACGGCGCGGCCCGGTGCCGGAGGCCCAGGGGCTCTATCGCGACCTGGGCAAGGAACGGATGCCGGAGGAATAGCGGGGCTTTCGCCCCGGCCCCAACCGGGAGGCTGAAGCCTCCCGGACCCTCCATCGATTTATCGATATAAGAAATGGTGGTTCGGAGGCCTTCGCCTCCGATGGGTGCGGGCAAGCCCGCTCGCGCAAGCGATCCCTACCCGAACAGCGCCTTCGACGCCGCCGCCGGACCGGCGCCTTGCGGAACCTTGCCGCCCAGCACGCTTTCCAGGGCCATGAGGCAGGCCATGACGTGCCTGGGCGTGGCGCTTTGGCCCATCAGGCCGATGCGCCAGACCTTGCCGGCCAGGGCACCGAGGCCGGCGCCGATCTCCAGGCCGAAGCGGGACAGTAATTGGGCGCGCACGGCGGCCTCGTCCACGCCGTCGGGCACGGTGACGGCGTTGAGCTGGGGCAGACGGGATTTTTCCGCCACAAGCAGGCCCAGGCCCATGGCTTCCAGCCCGGCTTTCAGCGCCTCGTGCATGGCGCGGTGGCGCGCCCAGGAGGCTTCGAGGCCTTCCTCGTGCAGCATGACCAGGGATTCGTGCAGACCGTAGAGCGCGTTGACCGGGGCGGTGTGGTGATACGTCCTCTTGGCGCCGCCGCCCCAATAGGCGGTGAGCAGGGTAAGGTCGAGGAACCAGCTCTGCACCTTGGTCTTGCGGGCCTTCAGCGTCTCGACGGCGCGGGGCGAGAAGGTCACCGGCGACAGGCCGGGCGGGGCGGACAGGCATTTCTGGCTGCCGGAATAGACGGCGTCCGCCCCCCAAAGGTCCACCAGCACCGGAATGCCGCCCAGCGAGGTGACGGCATCGACCATGGCCAGGGCGCCGTGGGCATGGGCCAGGGCGCAGAGCTGGGCGGCGTCGGATTCCACGCCGGTGGAGGTCTCGGCATGGACGAAGGCCAGGGCCTTGGTGCCTGGGTTGGCCGTCAGGGCCGCCTCCACCTTGGCCGGGTCCACGGGGGTGCCCCAGGCATCCTCGACCACCACGGCGCGTGCGCCGCAGCGTTCCACGTTCTCCTTCATGCGGCCGCCGAACACGCCGTTGACGCAGACCACCACGGTGTCGCCGGGCTCGATCAGGTTGACGAAGCAGGCCTCCATGCCGGCCGAGCCGGGGCCGGAGACGGCGAAGGTCATTTCGTTACCGGTGCGGAAGGCGGCCTGCAGCAGGCCCTTCAGCTCGTCCATCATGGTGACGAAGGCCGGGTCCAGATGGCCGATGGTGGGCCGCGCCTGGGCGGCCAGCACCCTGGCGTGGACGTCCGAGGGACCGGGCCCCATCAGGATGCGCGAGGGCGGCTGGAACGAGGCGACGGGCAGGTTGCTCATGATGGCGGGGCTCCGGAACCGGGAGGAATGAGGGGCAGGGGCGGCAGGGTCAGCAGCTTGACCTGCCCGGCGTAAAGGGCGCCGTCCTGCAGGGTCAGCGCCAGGGTCAGCGTCGGGCGGCCCTGGGGATCGGGACGGGCCAGGATGGCCAGCAGCATCTCGGCGGCCGAGGCCATGCCCGGCTCCATCAGCCGGGCCTCGGTCAGGCGCTTGATGATCTCGTTCCAGCCGCGGATGCGGGCCGTGGTGGCGATCAGCGGCTGCAGGGCGGGGTCGAAGGCGAAGGTGCCGTCGCCCTCCAGGCTCAAGGCCCCCCATTCCACCGCCAGCCTGTCCAGCTCCACATTGCCGCCGGCATTGCTCCAGGCGGCCAGGGCGGACAGCGGCGCCGTCTCGGGAATGGTGCCCATGATGCGGCCCTCCACCCGCACCGCCTCCAGCCGGCGATGAAGCGGCAGGTCGGCGGGCAGGGGCATGTCCACGGCGTGGCCCTCCAGGGTGAAGCGGGCCGAGGGCTTCTCGTGGCCGGGATCGGGCGGGTTGAGCCATTCATAGGTGATGGCCAGACGCTCGGCCGACAGCGGCCCGGCACCCGCCTGCTCCAGCACCGGCCTTCCCGCCTCGAAGGTGAAGGCGTGCAGGTCGCCGTCGCCGTCCACCCGCAGGCGTACATTGGCCCCGGTGGCGGTGACGATGCCCCGCCACCCGTCGCTTAAGGACAGCTGATGGCTGGAGCCCAGGTCCAGGCCGGGGCCGAGGGGATCGAGGGCGGGCACGATCAGGCGCACCCGGTCGCTGCGCCATTCCAGGCCGGACGGCGTGGCGAGCCCGAAGGTGCCGAGATCAAGGCCGATGGTGCCGGGAAAGCCGAAAGTGGCGGGCGGCGCGAAGTCCAGGCGCCAGCCATCGGCGCGCCGGGCGGCCGCGAAGTCCTCGACCCCCTTGCGCAACTGCCCCGCCACGTGGAACCAATAGGCGGTGTAGGCGCCGGCCCCGGCCAGGACCAGGGCGGCGGCGGCCAAACCGGCAAGACGCAAACGGATGGACATCGGCATCAACACTCCAGGACCGGATACCACCTCTAACCCGATGGCGGGCTGGAGGCAAGGCAGCGACCTGTGGGTGTTCGCCTACGGCTCGCTGATGTGGAATCCCGATTTCGGCCACGCCGAGGCCCGGACCGCGAAATTGTGGGGCTATCACCGCGCCATGTGCATCCTGTCGTACCAGTGGCGCGGCACGCCCCAGCGCCCCGGCCTGGTCATGGGCCTGGACCGGGGCGGATCGTGCCGGGGCCGCGCCTTCCGGGTGGCCGCGCCCCAGGTGCCGGAGGTGATGGAACAGGTCTACCGCCGCGAGATGCCCACCGGAGTGTATATCCCCCGCTTCCTGCCGGCCGTCCTCGACGACGGGCGCCGCGCCGAAGTCTGGGCCTTCGTCGCCCGGCGCGACCACCCGCAATACCTGGGCGGCGCCGGCCCCGAGCAGCAGGCCGCCCTGATCCGCCAGGGCCACGGTCAGGCGGGACCCTGCCGCGACTACCTGGCCAACACCATCGCCCAGATGGAGATGCTGGGGCTGGGGGGCGAGAGCCTGAGGCGCCTGCTGCTTCTGGTGGATGGGGGCTAGGATTCCTGTGGGCTCCGCCCACACCCGCAAAGGGCCGGGGGCCCTTTGATCCCGTTCCTTCAATGCCCAGATTCCGCCGCAATCGGGACAAAACTCCGCCCGAATGGGCAGCGATGATCCCCCCCATCGCAACCTCTCCCCTGTGAGACATCCAAAATGATCCGCAAAGCCGTTCTGCCCGTTGCCGGCATGGGCACCCGCGTTCTGCCCGCCACCAAGGTGCTGCCCAAGGAATTGCTGCCGGTGGTGGACAAGCCGCTGATCCAGTACGCCGTCGAGGAAGCCGCCGAGGCGGGCATCACCGAGATCGTCCTGGTCACCGCCAGGGGTAAGGAGATGCTGGCCGACCATTTCGACCGCAACGCCGAGCTGGAGCGGTCGCTGGAGGCCAAGGGCAAGGCCGAGCTGCTGGACATCGCGCGCTCCACCTGCCCCAAGGGCGTGACCATCACTACCGTACGCCAGCCGGCCCCCCTGGGCCTGGGCCACGCCGTGCTGTGCGCCCGGCCCGCGGTGGGCGACGAGCCCTTCGCCGTGCTGCTGCCCGACGATCTGATCCTGGGCCAGCCCGGCTGCCTGAAGCAGCTGGTGGACGTGTGGACCGAGACGAAGGGTCACGTCATCGCCGTGGAGAACGTGCCCGCCGACCAGGTGGACCGCTACGGCATCCTGGACGTCATCGAGGAGAAGGGCCGCCTGGCCCGGGCCCGCGGCTTGGTGGAGAAGCCCAAGCCGGCCGAGGCGCCCTCGACGCTCTCGGTGATCGGCCGCTACGTCCTCGATCCCAGCGTGTTCGAAGCCCTCGAGCGCCGCGAGCGGGGCGCCGGCGGCGAGATCCAGCTGACCGACGCCATCGCGCGCACCCTGGACCGGGTGTCCTTGCACGGCGCCCGCTTCAAGGGCACCCGCTACGACTGCGGCAATAAGGCCGGCTATGTGGCGGCGATCATCGACGCCGCCCTGGCCCATCCGGAAACTGCCTCGGCCGTGCTTGCCCATCTCGAGGCTTTGACCGGGCGCCGCGTCGCCTGATTATCAATAAGAGATAAAATTGCGCCGTAAGCCACAAACTCGTGGCTTACGGCCATCGTATACAACTTGTATGAATTGCATTTCCTCGCGACTGTCGGCAACCTCGGACTGTATTTAACCTGTGCATGAGGTTTGCCATGCTTGGTCGAGTCGCCATCTTTCGTCTTTCGGCTGCTTTCTTCTTGCTGGCCGCCACCGTTCCGGCTCTGGCCGAGCCATTGGCCTGCAAGGGCCAGGGCGGGGTCAAGGAGTTGCCCTACGAATCCTCGGTGCCGTCCGGCTGGGACCATGACCGCTTCGGGACGCAGCCGCGCAGCCTGATGTTCTCGTACGGCGCCTTCACCGCCTCGTTCGAGACCGCCGCCGAACACAAGGCCGGCTCGCCCTATACCGGCATTCCCAAATGGGTGTCCTACGAGATGCGCGGCCTGATGGGCGGCGACGGCACGGCCATCCACCCCCAGGGCGCCAAGCGCCCGGTGAAGTGGTACGAGCTGGAGGAGACCGCCTTCCTGTGGAAGGACCAGGGCCTGAAGCCGGGCATCGACACCTCGTACCGGGGATTCGCCACCTTGTGGAACCGCGGCCACATGGCGGCGCGCAACCACGCCAACCGCATTTCCTGGCAGGAAGGCTGCAATACCCACACCTTCGTCAACGCCCTGCCCCAGTTCGCCGACATGAACCAGGGCGATTGGCTGGCGCTGGAGAATTACGCCATCGCCGCCGCCAACAAGTTCGGGCGGGTGTGGACCATCGCCGGGCCGGTGTTCGAGCCCGAGCGCGAGATCGACACCATCGGCAAGGAAGGCACCGTGCCGGTGGCCATTCCCCACGCCCTGTTCAAGATCCTGGTGATCGAGCGCAAGGGCAAGGTCGAGGCCCGCGCCTTCCTGTTCCACCAGGCCGACGAGGAGGAGCGCGGCCGCTATCGCAAATGCGCCGGCACGCCCCAGTCAAAGTACGACCTGGCGGCCTATTCCACCTCCATCTCGGCGCTGGAGAAGGCGACGGGCCTTTCCTTCCTCGCCCACCTGCCCGATGCCGTCCGCAAGGCGGCGGATTCGGGTTCGGCCGGCGAGCCCTGGCCCATCGAGGCCAAATACTGGGCCGATCGCTGCGGCGGCGACGACGACGACGACGACGTGTAGCCCCCCCAACCCGGATCCCCTCTTTACTGCGCCGCAAAAGGCGGCTTGGATAAGGGGATGGATTCGGGCGGAACGGACATCATCTGGAACCAGTTCATCCTGGCGGCGGCGCTGACCCGCACCGCCCGCCGGGTGCTGGAAAGGCGGAGCGAGGACGCGGAGTACAACGCCCGCTTCTCCTATGCCGACACCCATGCCGGCGGCGGAATCCTGCCCAGGCCCGCCGCCATGGCCGCGCTGCTGGCCCGCCGGGACCAGTTCAAGTCCCGGACGTGGTTCGACGCGGCCCAGGCGGGCGAAACCCATCCCGGCTCGTGGGTGCTGGCCGGACGGCTGGTCCACGCTTTGGGCGGGCTGGATTTCGAGGCCGACGTCAACGACATCGACGTGGCCGTCATCGAGGGCGCCAAGGCCAACCGCGAGGCCGGCTGGGTGCGGTTCTGGAGCCACGACTGGTTCTCGTTCCTGCGCCACCGCTTCATCCTGGAGCCCCGGCCCGACTTCGTCTTCATCGATCCGCCGCCCGACGATCCGCGCGGCCCCGGCTACGCCATGGACGCCGCCATCCTGCTCGACACCCTGGACACGCCCTACATGGTGGCCTATCCCGTGGATGCGCCCGGCGGGGCAAAGCCCCAGACCGTCATCGACCAGATCGGCCGCTCGGGGCTGGAACTGCGCGGTGCGGGGCTGGAACGCGGCGTGCTGCTGGGCGGCGGAGCGGAAACGGTGGTGCTCGACATCCTGGCCGACCTGCGCACCCTGGCCGAAATGCTGGGCGGCGAGCTTTCGGTCCGGCTGCCCAGCCCACCGGCCGATGACTACACTATCTGAGGGAAAGAACAGCCCCATGAGCAACGCGGCGAGCATCGGTGATCTGGCCCGGCGGGCCTGGTGGCGGCTGCCCGGCTTCGCCTTCGGCTTCCTGGACGGCGGCTCGGGCGAGGAGGGGGGCCTGCGCCGCAACCGCGAGCGCCTGGAAGCGGTGATCCTGGCCCCCAGGGCCTGCACCGGGGCGAAGCCCGAGACGCGGGCCAGCCTGTTCGGCCGCGATTACGCCCTTCCCTTCGGCGCCGCGCCGGTGGGCATGGGCAACCTCTTATGGCCGGGCGCCGATCTGATGGTGGCGCGCCAGGCCGCCCGGCTGGGCTTTCCCGTGGTGGCCTCCACCGTCGCCACCACGCCGCTGGAGGACATCGCCGAGGCGGCGGGCGGCAACGCCTGGTTCCAGCTCTACGTCTCGCGCGAGGAGCGCATCAACCGCGACCTGCTGGCGCGGGCCTGGGCGGCGGGCATCCGCGAGCTGGTGGTCACCGTGGACGTGCCAGTGGCCGGCGACCGCCGCCGCGACCTACGCAACCGCTTCATCCTGCCGTTCAAGCCGGGGCCGCGCTTCGCCCTCCAGGTGGCCCTGGCGCCGTTCTGGGCGCTGGAAACCCTGAAATCCGGCTCGCCCGGCTTTCCCAATCTCGCCCGCTATGTGGGCGAGGTGGACGGCAAGACCCTGGCCGGCTTCATTCAGTCCCAGATCAAGGACGACCTCACCTGGGACGACGTCCGGGCCCTGCGCGACCTGTGGCAGGGCAGGATGCTGGTCAAGGGTGTGATGACCGCCGCCGACGCCAAATCCGCCCTGGAGATCGGCGCCGACGGCATCTGGGTCTCCAACCACGGCGGCCGCCAGTTGGATGCCGCCCCGGCGTCCATCGATTCGCTCAGTTCCATCCGCGCCGCGCTGGGCAAGGAGGCCGTGGTGGTCATGGACGGCGGCATCCGCTCGGGCGAGGACGTGGTGCGCGCCGGAGCCACGGGTGCCGATTTCGTGTTCTGCGGCCGCGCCTTCTATTACGGCGCGGCAGCCGCCGGCGAAGCGGGCGCGGCGCGGGCCGCCGACCTGCTGGCCGTCGACCTCCGGCGCACCCTCATTCAGATCGGTTGTCCGTCGTGGATGGCGCTGGATGAGGGGTGGTTGTGGGCGTAAGTCGGGCTGCCGCCCGAACCCGCCCGGAGGCGATGCCTCCGGACCTCCCTTATTTTTGAAATCAAAAGAGGGTTTGGGAGGTTTCCTCCCAATCGGGGCGGAAGCCCCGATCACATCCCCATCATCCGCTCCATTCCCAGCACCGTGTCGGACAGCAGGGGGAAGCGGGCGGCGTCATGCATCTGGTAGTGCCACCACTCGTTGGCATAGAAGTCCCAGCCGGCGGCGTTCATCAGGCCCAGCAGCAGAAGGCGGTTGCGCTGCGCCTCGACGCTGACTTCGGTCACCGCGTGGTGGGACAGCGGCGTGAAGGCGTCGAAGGCGGTGCCCATGTCCAGCGCTTGGCCGGTGGCGGCGTCCAGCAGGTCGAGATCCACCGCCACGCCCCGCGAATGGGTCGAGCCCCGGCGGGGATCGGCGAGGAATTCGGGATCGGGAGTATGGGTCCACAGGGCCCATTGCGCCTCGGACGGGCGGTAGGCGTCGAGGATGCGCAAGGTGAGCCCCAGGGGCCGCGCCAGTTCCACCGCCTTCTTCAGCAGCGGCGCGGCTTGGCCGTGCAGCCAACAGCCCGCGCCCGGCCGGTAGACGGGCTTTCCGGTGAAATTGTCGGGGGTGGCATAGGCCAGCAGAATCTCGACGCCAAAGTCTTCGGTGGTGACGGGGACCAGGGGATGCATCTTCCTGCTTTCATTTCGGACGATGGATGAAGTATAGCGGCGCCATGATTATTCTCGCCATGGACAGTTCCACCTCCGCCTGCTCCGCCGCCCTGTGGTCAGAGGGACGCGTGCTGGCCGGGCGCCTGTCGCCCATGGCGCGCGGCCAGAGCGAGGCGCTGATGCCCATGGTCGCCGGGGTGATGGCCGAAGCCGGCCTGTCCTTCGCCGATCTCGGCCTGCTGGCGGTGACGGTGGGGCCGGGCGCCTTCACCGGCCTGCGCATCGGGCTGGCGGCGGCGCGCGGACTGGCCCTGGCCTCGGGCCTGCCCCTGGCCGGTGTGGCCACGCCGGCGGCGGTGGCCGCCGGGATTTCAGGTGAGGAACGGCGGGGGCGCAATCTGCTGGTCGTCCTCGAATCGCGGCGCGACGAGAAGTGGATGCAGCTGTTCGATTCCGAGCTCAACCCGCTGTCCGACATCCGGGCCCTGCCGCCGTCCCAGGCGGGCGAGCTGGCCGCCGGCCCGGTCCTGGTGGCCGGCGACGCCGCCCCCCTGGTCCAGCCCCATCTGCCCCAAGGCGTGGTCGCCACCGCGGCGGGCTATCCCGATGCCGGCGTGGTCGCCGCCCTGGCGGCGCACCAGTGGGCGCAGGGCCGGTCGCTGCCGCCCGAGCCCCTTTACCTGCGCGACGCCGACGTCACCCTGCCGGGGCAATCGGCGCCGTGATCGAGCTGATCCCCGCCGGGCTGGTCCACGCCGAGCTGCTGGCCGGCATGCACCGCATCTGCTTCGCCGAACCGTGGAGCGCCAATTCCATGGCCGAGGTGCTGGCCCTGGCCGGATCCGAGGGCCTGATCGCCGTGGACGGCAAGTCCCTCAGCCCCGCCGGGGAGCCGCCGGGTCCGGCCGGACTGGTGCTGTGGCGGCGCATCTTCGACGAGTCCGAAATTCTGACCATCGCCGTCCTGCCCCCCTGGCGCCGCGCCGGGCTGGGGGCGCGCCTGCTGCGGGCCGCCATGGACTCGGCCGTCCGGGCGGGGGCTTCGACCATGTTCCTGGAAGCCGCCGCCGACAATCTCGCCGCCCTGGCCCTCTACGACTCTAATGGATTCACCCGAGTTGGTCTGCGTAAGGGCTACTACGGAGGAGTAGATGCGGTGACCATGAGTTGCCGCCTGGACCAAACATCAGTCGAGGCCTGAGACGCATCAGTATCCACACGCTTGCATGGGGTTTATTTCTTGCAAACGACAAGGCGGTGGATTCCCGCCGGGCCTTCGCCGGGTTCAGGTGTCAGCGAAAGAATTTCGTGTCCCAGTTCGGCAAGAGAACGCGGCACATTTCCCAGCGGTTCCGCACCTTTCAACCGCACCTCGACCATCTCTCCGGACGCCATGCGCTCTACCAGCAACTTGGTTTTCACGAATGTCATCGGACAGACTTCGTTGGTGATGTCAAGGCTGTAGTTTGGCTTCTCAGTCATGCGAATTGTGTCACTTTCATTTGTCGTAATGGTTATTGCCAGCTTTGTATGAACGATTTATATAAGGCCCCACTGAATGAAATTGGAGGGCTGCTCTCAATGTCGGAGCGTTCGAACAGCGGCGACCTGCTGAGCCTGAC harbors:
- a CDS encoding lysophospholipid acyltransferase family protein, translated to MTLVRSALFIVFTWVWTLVLSLLYLPLLMLPRKAMLPAVKLWLGGMLGALRVLAGLSWELRGAENLPSGPFIVASKHQSAFETFVFHLLLGDPAYILKRELLWIPFFGWYLGKAGVIAIDRSAGTKALKAMVKGAEEAAAKGRPVIIFPEGTRAAPGAKLPYHTGVAMLYGALKVPVVPIALNSGLFWRRRGFAKKPGTLTLEALPPIAPGMDRKAFMAELENRIETATDRLVAEARERQPGL
- a CDS encoding adenosylcobalamin-dependent ribonucleoside-diphosphate reductase gives rise to the protein MTQVAPISQQIWDMKYRLKSADGTALDGAIEDTWRRVARSLAATEADSALWEQRFFEAMEDFKFLPAGRIISGAGTDRKVTLFNCFVMGDIPDDMSGIFEHLKEAALTMQQGGGIGYDFSTLRPKGAPVKGVGADASGPLSFMDVWDAMCRTIMSAGSRRGAMMATMRCDHPDIEAFIDAKREAGRLRMFNLSVLVTDDFMRAVKEDSSWELTFKGVTYKSLPARELWNKIMRATYAYAEPGVIFIDRINRLNNLSYCEEIHATNPCGEQPLPAYGVCLLGSVNLARLVERPFEDGARLDLARLDSLVRVAVRMMDNVIDVSNFPLEQHRHEAQSKRRIGLGVTGLADALILCGARYGGAQAIRLTEAWMAAIRRSAYLASAELAKEKGSFPLYDAEKYLAGETIQSLDADVIEAIRAHGIRNALLTSIAPTGTISLFADNVSSGLEPVFAFSYTRGVLQKDGTRKEEEVSDYAYRLFRRLRGENAPLPSYFVDAMSLTPGDHVVMQAAIQKYIDSSISKTINVPEDISFEAFKDVYTQAYDLGCKGCTTYRPNDVTGSVLEAPKKEPKPEANPAEPELPLEKTRVRHSDPFEAGGVVHLTQPLDRPEALPGSTFKVRWPDSDHAMYITVNDVIQDGRRRPFEVFINSKNMEHFAWTVALTRMISAVFRRGGDVSFVVEELKAVFDPRGGQWVGGRYVPSLLAAIGEVIERHMIAIGFLPDPKAAREPVEAREEKKVVNLGDSRLRHCPKCNQPALLRSEGCDTCTSCGYSKCG
- a CDS encoding RNA-binding S4 domain-containing protein → MDATAQRLDKWLFFCRFFKSRALAANVVESGGVRLNGQSVAKPAHAVKPGDRVSFPAGPYIRTVEMLAPGTRRGPVPEAQGLYRDLGKERMPEE
- a CDS encoding pyridoxal-phosphate-dependent aminotransferase family protein translates to MSNLPVASFQPPSRILMGPGPSDVHARVLAAQARPTIGHLDPAFVTMMDELKGLLQAAFRTGNEMTFAVSGPGSAGMEACFVNLIEPGDTVVVCVNGVFGGRMKENVERCGARAVVVEDAWGTPVDPAKVEAALTANPGTKALAFVHAETSTGVESDAAQLCALAHAHGALAMVDAVTSLGGIPVLVDLWGADAVYSGSQKCLSAPPGLSPVTFSPRAVETLKARKTKVQSWFLDLTLLTAYWGGGAKRTYHHTAPVNALYGLHESLVMLHEEGLEASWARHRAMHEALKAGLEAMGLGLLVAEKSRLPQLNAVTVPDGVDEAAVRAQLLSRFGLEIGAGLGALAGKVWRIGLMGQSATPRHVMACLMALESVLGGKVPQGAGPAAASKALFG
- a CDS encoding DUF2125 domain-containing protein; amino-acid sequence: MSIRLRLAGLAAAALVLAGAGAYTAYWFHVAGQLRKGVEDFAAARRADGWRLDFAPPATFGFPGTIGLDLGTFGLATPSGLEWRSDRVRLIVPALDPLGPGLDLGSSHQLSLSDGWRGIVTATGANVRLRVDGDGDLHAFTFEAGRPVLEQAGAGPLSAERLAITYEWLNPPDPGHEKPSARFTLEGHAVDMPLPADLPLHRRLEAVRVEGRIMGTIPETAPLSALAAWSNAGGNVELDRLAVEWGALSLEGDGTFAFDPALQPLIATTARIRGWNEIIKRLTEARLMEPGMASAAEMLLAILARPDPQGRPTLTLALTLQDGALYAGQVKLLTLPPLPLIPPGSGAPPS
- a CDS encoding gamma-glutamylcyclotransferase: MAGWRQGSDLWVFAYGSLMWNPDFGHAEARTAKLWGYHRAMCILSYQWRGTPQRPGLVMGLDRGGSCRGRAFRVAAPQVPEVMEQVYRREMPTGVYIPRFLPAVLDDGRRAEVWAFVARRDHPQYLGGAGPEQQAALIRQGHGQAGPCRDYLANTIAQMEMLGLGGESLRRLLLLVDGG
- the galU gene encoding UTP--glucose-1-phosphate uridylyltransferase GalU, with product MIRKAVLPVAGMGTRVLPATKVLPKELLPVVDKPLIQYAVEEAAEAGITEIVLVTARGKEMLADHFDRNAELERSLEAKGKAELLDIARSTCPKGVTITTVRQPAPLGLGHAVLCARPAVGDEPFAVLLPDDLILGQPGCLKQLVDVWTETKGHVIAVENVPADQVDRYGILDVIEEKGRLARARGLVEKPKPAEAPSTLSVIGRYVLDPSVFEALERRERGAGGEIQLTDAIARTLDRVSLHGARFKGTRYDCGNKAGYVAAIIDAALAHPETASAVLAHLEALTGRRVA